Proteins encoded within one genomic window of Callithrix jacchus isolate 240 chromosome 11, calJac240_pri, whole genome shotgun sequence:
- the SMO gene encoding protein smoothened isoform X2 codes for MPKCENDRVELPSRTLCQATRGPCAIVERERGWPDFLRCTPDRFPEGCTNEVQNIKFNSSGQCEAPLVRTDNPKSWYEDVEGCGIQCQNPLFTEAEHQDMHSYIAAFGAVTGLCTLFTLATFVADWRNSNRYPAVILFYVNACFFVGSIGWLAQFMDGARREIVCRADGTMRLGEPTSNETLSCVIIFVIVYYALMAGVVWFVVLTYAWHTSFKALGTTYQPLSGKTSYFHLLTWSLPFVLTVAILAVAQVDGDSVSGICFVGYKNYRYRAGFVLAPIGLVLIVGGYFLIRGVMTLFSIKSNHPGLLSEKAASKINETMLRLGIFGFLAFGFVLITFSCHFYDFFNQAEWERSFRDYVLCQANVTIGLPTKKPIPDCEIKNRPSLLVEKINLFAMFGTGIAMSTWVWTKATLLIWRRTWCRLTGQSDDEPKRIKKSKMIAKAFSKRHELLQNPGQELSFSMHTVSHDGPVAGLAFDLNEPSADVSSAWAQHVTKMVARRGAILPQDISVTPVATPVPPEEQANLWLVEAEISPELQKRLGQKKKRRKRKKEVCPLAPPPELHPPAPAPSTVPRLPQLPRQKCLVAAGAWGAGDSCRQGAWTLVSNPFCPEPSPPQGPFLPSAPAPMAWAHGRRQGLGPIHSRTNLMEAELMDADSDF; via the exons ATGCCCAAGTGTGAGAATGACCGTGTGGAGCTGCCCAGCCGTACCCTCTGCCAGGCCACCCGAGGCCCCTGTGCCATCGTAGAGCGGGAGCGGGGCTGGCCTGACTTCCTGCGCTGCACTCCTGACCGCTTCCCTGAAGGCTGCACG AATGAGGTGCAGAACATCAAATTCAACAGTTCAGGCCAGTGCGAAGCTCCCTTGGTTCGGACAGACAACCCCAAAAGCTGGTACGAGGACGTGGAGGGCTGCGGCATCCAGTGCCAGAACCCGCTCTTCACCGAGGCCGAGCACCAGGACATGCACAGCTACATCGCGGCCTTCGGGGCCGTCACAGGCCTCTGCACACTCTTCACCCTG GCCACATTTGTGGCTGACTGGCGGAACTCGAATCGCTACCCTGCTGTTATCCTCTTCTACGTCAATGCCTGCTTCTTTGTGGGCAGCATTGGCTGGCTGGCCCAGTTCATGGATGGTGCCCGCCGGGAGATTGTCTGCCGTGCGGATGGCACCATGAGGCTTGGGGAGCCCAC CTCCAACGAGACTCTGTCCTGCGTCATCATCTTTGTTATCGTGTACTACGCCCTGATGGCTGGCGTGGTTTGGTTTGTGGTCCTCACCTATGCGTGGCACACCTCCTTCAAAGCCCTGGGCACCACCTATCAGCCTCTCTCGGGCAAAACCTCCTACTTCCACCTGCTCACCTGGTCACTCCCCTTTGTCCTCACTGTGGCAATCCTTGCTGTGGCCCAG GTGGATGGGGACTCTGTGAGCGGCATCTGTTTTGTGGGCTACAAGAACTACCGATACCGTGCGGGCTTCGTGCTGGCACCAATCGGCCTGGTGCTCATCGTGGGAGGCTACTTCCTCATCCGAG GAGTCATGACTCTGTTCTCCATCAAGAGCAACCACCCCGGGCTGCTTAGTGAGAAGGCCGCCAGCAAGATCAACGAGACCATGCTGCGCCTGG GGATTTTTGGCTTCCTGGCCTTTGGTTTTGTGCTCATTACCTTCAGCTGCCACTTCTACGACTTCTTCAACCAGGCTGAGTGGGAGCGCAGCTTCCGGGACTATGTACT GTGCCAGGCCAATGTGACCATCGGGCTGCCCACCAAGAAGCCCATCCCTGATTGTGAAATCAAGAATCGCCCGAGCCTTCTGGTGGAGAAGATCAACCTGTTTGCCATGTTTGGAACTGGCATCGCCATGAGCACCTGGGTCTGGACTAAGGCCACGCTGCTCATCTGGAGGCGAACCTGGTGCAG GTTGACTGGTCAGAGTGACGATGAGCCCAAGCGGATCAAGAAGAGCAAGATGATTGCCAAGGCCTTCTCCAAGCGGCATGAGCTGCTGCAGAACCCGGGCCAGGAGCTGTCCTTCAGCATGCACACCGTGTCCCACGACGGGCCCGTGG CGGGCTTGGCCTTTGACCTCAATGAGCCCTCAGCTGATGTCTCCTCTGCCTGGGCCCAGCATGTCACCAAGATGGTGGCTCGGAGAGGAGCCATACTGCCCCAGGACATTTCTGTCACCCCTGTGGCAACTCCAG TGCCCCCAGAAGAACAAGCCAACCTGTGGCTGGTTGAGGCAGAGATCTCCCCAGAGCTGCAGAAGCGCCTGGGccagaagaagaagaggaggaagaggaagaaggaggtgtGCCCACTGGCACCACCTCCTGAGCTTCacccccctgcccctgcccccagtaCCGTTCCTCGACTGCCTCAGCTGCCCCGGCAGAAATGCCTGGTGGCTGCAGGTGCCTGGGGAGCTGGGGACTCTTGCCGACAGGGAGCCTGGACCCTGGTCTCCAACCCATTCTGCCCAGAGCCCAGTCCCCCTCAGGGTCCGTTTCTGCCCAGTGCACCGGCCCCCATGGCCTGGGCTCATGGCCGCCGACAGGGTCTGGGGCCCATTCACTCTCGCACCAACCTGATGGAGGCAGAGCTCATGGATGCAGACTCGGACTTCTGA